The proteins below are encoded in one region of Pleuronectes platessa chromosome 14, fPlePla1.1, whole genome shotgun sequence:
- the irs2b gene encoding insulin receptor substrate 2, with the protein MASPLHTGEQPSVAGGASSDVKKSGYLKKQKHGHKRFFVLREPSDGCPARLEYYESEKKWRNKSAAKRVIPLDCCLNVNKRADAKHKFLIALYTKDEYFAVAAESEPEQESWYRLLADLMAEGKVNDGSTSNSASSLVGFDEESYGVITPVAAAYKEVWQVVLKSKGLGQSRNLTGVYRLCLSSRTIGFVKLNSEVASVVLQLMNIRRCGHSDSFFFIEVGRSAATGPGELWMQADDSVVAQNIHETILEAMKAMKELSEFRPRSKSQSSGTNPISVPTRRHLNNLPPSQTGLTRRSRTDSMAATSPVSKFSSCRIRTASEGDGTMTRPMSVTGSPLSPGIHRTLLSRSHTITTHPFRTFESSSLQHSKSMSMPLSHSPTMGAPSLVSLSSCQDTSAPRPSSCSASFSGSPSDAGFISCEEYGSSPADVRDLKLSLTLRSNTPESLRAETPPSRDGSELGGYMVMERQHLNGYRRLPELDKAYRKRTYSLTTPRRQRAPPQVSSTSLDEYTLMRATYTSGNQSSRRCHTASPKGTFPEDYRDVQIASNGVQADSGYMPMTPGVAPQTPRSKNDPYMPMSPMCVSAPKQIINPRSHSSSAGLAPHTDSPGSVSLEDSGYMRMWCGTKMSMESSDGKLTNGEYLNMSPVDPLVSFTPPDYILSPSGGDPNPQQLHRQPYFYSSLPRSLKAPLQRNGSTDTDQYVVMSLQRQRIEEESNYCPISPGDRVANSCPGKPGTVSSVVSPLRLARVDGGMQHRSRACRPTRLALESLRTLPCMSEHPLPSEPRSPGEYINIDFNSASHNPQASTVSESSETSVSLMSGKREALQLSDYTNVEVTSPGHLGSHKATGSPPPGCLNHTPEALTCPLVNKQQGMQGGEEEEKEKGIGGQAEERGMVEEYPLQQQVSLVCQPPSVKDDYTEMTFSPLAPLPALCSTDAAPLPTSPTSSVQRLNLGSSIVDGVPHVPEDSFLIGGPSLSVPLVDPHRGAKVIRADPQGRRRHSSETFSSTTTVTPVCPSFAHDTKRHSSASVENVSRTVQSSEAPDEDCGNNSPMCREMSAGYQNGLNYIALNLMEGNFGGCRLGGCDGLLSFKTACGCKGGMTCFNTSPYASMGFKETATAVKE; encoded by the coding sequence ATGGCGAGTCCGCTTCACACCGGTGAGCAGCCGTCGGTGGCCGGCGGGGCGAGCAGCGACGTGAAGAAGAGCGGATACCTGAAGAAGCAGAAACACGGACACAAGCGCTTCTTCGTGCTGAGGGAGCCGAGCGACGGCTGCCCGGCGCGGCTGGAGTACTACGAGAGCGAGAAGAAATGGAGAAACAAATCGGCGGCGAAGAGAGTGATCCCCCTCGACTGCTGCCTCAACGTCAACAAGAGAGCCGACGCCAAACACAAATTCCTCATCGCTCTTTACACCAAGGACGAGTATTTCGCGGTGGCGGCGGAGAGCGAGCCGGAGCAGGAGAGCTGGTACCGGCTGCTCGCGGATTTAATGGCCGAGGGGAAAGTCAACGACGGCTCCACGTCCAACTCGGCGTCCTCGCTGGTTGGCTTCGACGAGGAGAGCTACGGCGTGATCACGCCGGTCGCCGCCGCCTACAAGGAGGTATGGCAAGTGGTTCTGAAATCCAAGGGCCTGGGGCAGAGCAGGAATCTGACCGGGGTGTACAGGCTGTGTCTCTCCAGCCGGACCATCGGCTTCGTCAAGCTCAACTCGGAGGTCGCCTCCGTCGTCTTGCAGCTGATGAACATCCGGCGGTGCGGCCACTCGgacagcttcttcttcatcgaGGTTGGACGCTCTGCAGCCACGGGTCCCGGGGAGCTGTGGATGCAGGCTGACGACTCCGTGGTGGCGCAAAACATCCACGAAACCATCCTGGAGGCGATGAAAGCCATGAAGGAGCTGTCGGAGTTCCGCCCGCGCAGCAAGAGCCAGTCGTCCGGTACGAACCCGATCTCCGTGCCCACAAGGAGGCACCTGAACAATCTCCCCCCCAGCCAGACCGGGCTCACCCGGCGGTCGCGCACTGACAGCATGGCCGCGACTTCCCCCGTGAGCAAGTTTTCCTCCTGTCGAATACGCACGGCCAGCGAGGGAGACGGCACCATGACACGCCCCATGTCAGTAACCGGGAGCCCGCTTAGCCCCGGGATCCACAGGACCCTCCTGAGCAGATCCCACACCATTACAACCCACCCGTTTAGGACATTTGAATCCTCTTCCCTGCAGCACAGTAAGTCCATGTCTATGCCCCTGTCCCATTCCCCCACTATGGGCGCCCCTAGCCTAGTGAGCCTGTCCTCCTGCCAAGACACCAGTGCTCCTCGCCCCTCCAGTTGCAGTGCCTCTTTCTCAGGCTCACCCAGTGATGCTGGTTTCATATCATGTGAGGAGTATGGCTCCAGCCCTGCAGATGTACGGGACCTTAAGCTGTCGCTCACCCTCCGTAGCAACACTCCCGAGTCTCTCAGAGCAGAGACCCCCCCCTCCCGGGATGGCAGTGAGCTAGGTGGCTACATGGTGATGGAGCGGCAACATCTGAATGGTTACCGTCGGTTACCAGAGCTGGACAAGGCTTATAGGAAGCGCACCTACTCCCTCACCACCCCCCGCCGACAGAGGGCCCCTCCACAAGTATCTTCAACCTCACTGGATGAGTACACTCTCATGAGGGCCACATACACCAGCGGTAACCAGTCTTCCCGCAGGTGTCACACTGCCTCTCCTAAAGGGACCTTTCCCGAGGATTACAGGGATGTCCAGATCGCATCGAACGGTGTTCAAGCTGACAGTGGTTATATGCCAATGACGCCAGGTGTGGCACCCCAGACACCGAGGTCCAAGAATGATCCCTACATGCCAATGAGCcccatgtgtgtttctgctccaaAGCAGATCATCAACCCCCGTTCACACTCCTCCTCAGCAGGGCTGGCCCCGCACACAGACTCCCCCGGGAGTGTTTCTCTGGAGGACAGTGGTTATATGCGCATGTGGTGCGGAACCAAGATGTCAATGGAGAGTTCTGACGGAAAGCTCACAAATGGAGAGTACTTGAATATGTCTCCTGTTGACCCTCTTGTGTCTTTTACACCCCCGGACTACATCCTTAGTCCATCAGGAGGAGATCCCAACCCCCAACAGCTTCACAGACAGCCTTATTTTTACAGCTCTCTACCACGCTCACTTAAAGCTCCGTTGCAGCGCAATGGGTCCACAGACACAGACCAGTATGTTGTGATGAGCTTACAGAGACAGCGGATAGAAGAGGAGTCCAACTATTGTCCTATCTCACCAGGAGACCGTGTGGCCAACAGCTGTCCAGGGAAACCAGGCACGGTGTCCTCTGTTGTCTCGCCTCTCCGATTGGCTCGTGTAGATGGAGGCATGCAACACCGAAGCAGGGCGTGTCGACCTACCCGCCTGGCTCTGGAATCCCTCAGAACATTACCATGTATGAGTGAACACCCCCTTCCCTCAGAGCCTCGCAGCCCTGGAGAATACATCAACATAGACTTTAATAGTGCAAGCCATAACCCTCAGGCATCCACTGTGTCAGAGAGCTCCGAGACCTCAGTGAGTTTAATGTCAGGAAAGAGGGAAGCCCTACAACTTTCAGACTATACCAATGTTGAGGTCACTTCCCCAGGTCACCTTGGCTCACACAAAGCTACGGGTTCCCCCCCGCCAGGGTGCCTAAACCATACGCCTGAAGCCTTGACTTGTCCTCTAGTGAACAAACAGCAGGGCATGCAGGGtggtgaggaggaagaaaaggaaaaaggcaTAGGGGGAcaggcagaggagagggggatggTAGAGGAATATCCTCTCCAACAGCAGGTGAGTCTGGTGTGTCAGCCTCCATCAGTCAAGGATGACTACACTGAGATGACGTTCAGTCCTCTTGCCCCTCTCCCTGCTCTTTGCAGCACTGATGCTGCTCCCCTCCCTACCAGCCCTACTTCCTCTGTCCAGAGACTTAACCTTGGGAGCAGCATTGTGGACGGGGTGCCCCATGTCCCAGAGGACTCATTTCTCATAGGAGGTCCTTCATTATCTGTCCCGCTTGTGGATCCACACAGGGGGGCCAAAGTGATCAGGGCTGACCCTCAGGGTCGCCGGCGGCACAGTTCAGAGACCTTTTCCTCCACCACCACTGTCACACCTGTGTGCCCATCCTTTGCGCACGACACCAAACGTCACAGCTCAGCCTCTGTGGAGAATGTATCTCGGACTGTTCAAAGCTCTGAGGCGCCTGATGAGGACTGTGGCAACAACAGCCCCATGTGCAGAGAGATGTCAGCTGGTTATCAAAATGGACTTAACTACATTGCCTTAAACTTGATGGAGGGAAACTTTGGAGGATGCCGGTTAGGGGGCTGTGATGGACTCCTGAGCTTCAAGACCGCCTGTGGCTGCAAGGGAGGCATGACCTGTTTCAACACCAGCCCCTACGCAAGCATGGGATTCAAGGAGACTGCTACTGCTGTGAAAG